The window GCCCGGACGTTCGGCGCGACGATCGAGGAGATCTTCACCCCGGACCCCGAGTGACCGCCGTGATTGCATACAGTCGTCCCTTTCAGACCCGGATTGGATTCCAGTGCGCACCGAGCCCTTCACCCCGCCCACCGCCCCGATCACCCGCCCCGACCTGACGGGCACGTTCGGGATGGTGGGCTCCACCCACTGGATCGCCACCGCGAGTGCCCAGTCCGTGCTCGAACGGGGCGGCAACGCCTTCGACGCCGTGGTGGCCGGCGCGTTCGTGCTGCACGTCGTGGAGCCGCACCTGAACGGGCCGGGCGGCGACATGACCGGCGTCTTCGTGACCGCCGAGGCGCCGTCGGCCCCGCGTGTCCTGGCGGGACAGGGGCCCGCGCCCGCGGGCGCCACGATCGAGCACTACCGCTCCGCAGGCCTCGACCTGGTCCCGGGCTCGGGGGCGCTGGCGGCGGCGGTACCGGGCAGCGTCGACGCGTGGCTGCTGCTCCTGCGCGACCACGGCACCTGGTCCCTGGCGGACGTCCTGGCCTACGCGATCGGGTACGCCCGCGACGGCCATCCGCTGCTGGAGCGGGTGAGCGGCACCCTGGGTGCGGTGGCGGACCTGTTCCGGGACCACTGGCCCAGCTCTGCGGCGCGCTGGCTGCCCGACGGCGAGGTACCGGCCCCTGGCACGGTGGTCACGAACCCCGAGTACGCAGACCTGCTGGACGCAGTAGTCGCGGCGGGCTCAGCGGCGACGAGCCGCGAGGAGGCGATCGACGCCGCCCGCGGCGCCTGGCGCGAGCGGGTAGGCGCGGCCGTCGAGGAGTTCTTCGCCACGCCCCACCGGCACTCGGACGGCGGCGATCACGCCGGCGTCCTGACCGCCGCCGACATCGAGGGCTTCGAGGCGTCCTACGAGGACGCGACGACCGCGACGTTCCGCGGGTACACGATCGCCAAGACCGGCGCGTGGGGCCAAGGTCCGGCACTGTTGGCCGCCCTCAAGATCCTGGAGGGGTTCGACGACGACGCCCTCGACCCGTCCACGGAGCTCGGCGCCCACACGGTCCTTGAGGCGCAGAAGCTGGCGATGGCGGACCGCGACGTCTGGTACGGCGATCCCGCCGCGGACGACGTGCCGCTGAGCTACCTGCTCAGCGAGGACTACGCGGCCGGGCGCCGGGCGCTGATCACCGACGCCGCGAGCCGCGAGCTGCGCCCCGGCGACGTGCCCGGCCGCCCGACGCCGCCCGCGCCGGTGCTGCGCACCGAGTACGCCACCAGCGCCCCGGCCGGGTCGCTGCCGGGCGCGCCCGGGGGCGGGGCCGCGGCCGGAGTCGGCGAGCCGACGGTGCCGGCACCCACCACCGAGCCCGACTCCCCCGAGCGCACCGGCGCCACGCGCGGCGACACGTGCCACATCGACGTCGTGGACCGGTGGGGCAACATAGTCTCGGCCACGCCGTCGGGCGGCTGGCTGCAGTCCTCGCCGACGGTGCCCGGCCTCGGCTTCTGTCTGGGCACGCGCCTGCAGATGACGTGGTTGGACGAGGCGTCGCCGTCGGCCCTGACCCCGGGGAGGCGGCCGCGGACCACGCTCACCCCCACCCTCGTGCTGCGCGACGGCGAGCCCGTGATCGCGCTCGGCTCCCCCGGCGGTGACCAGCAGGACCAGTGGCAGCTGCTGTTCCTGCTGCGGGTGCTGGTGGGCGGGTACACGCCGCAGCAGGCGATCGACGCGCCGGCCCTGCACACGACGTCGTTCCCCGGCTCGTTCTGGCCCCGCACCTGGACGCCCGGCGGAGCCGTGGTGGAGGACCGGCTCGGTGACGACATCATCGCGGGCCTGGAGCGTCGCGGGCACGTCGTGACGCGGGCCGGAGACTGGGCGCTGGGGCGACTGTCCGCGGTCACCCGCGACCCGGCCACCGGCCTCCTCGGCGCCGCCGCCAACCCGCGGGGAGCGCAGGGTTATGCCGCGGGGCGCTGACGCCCTGCGGCGGGTGTCAGCGGGCGCCGTTACGGTACCGGTGTGACGACGAGCGGCAAGGCCGAAGCGGTGCACAAGGGTCGAGCATCGTCATGACCGCCAAGAGATTTCCGCAGCGCGTCTACCGCGACGGCGAGGAGCCCGACCCCCGGTTCAGCCTCGCCAACGAGCGCACCTTCCTGGCCTGGCTGCGCACGGCCCTCGGGATGTACGCGGGTGCGTTTGCGCTCGAAGCGCTCGCGCTGCCCGCGGCGACCGGTTGGCGCGTGGCGGCGGCCGGGGTCTTCCTGGTCCTGGGCACGCTCGCCGCGGTCCAGGCGTGGTGGGGCTGGTCCGCCACCGAGACGGCGCTGCGGCTGGGCCGGCCGCTGCCCGGGCTAGCCGTCGGCGGGCTGCTCGTGGTGGGTCTTGTGGTCGCCGTCGCGCTCGTCACCATCGGGGTGTTCGTGTGAGCGAGGGCTTCGTGTGAGCGAGGAGCAGGGCGTCTTCGATCCCGGGCTCCAGACCGAGCGCACCCTTCTCGCGTGGCGCCGCACGTGCCTCGCCTTCGGCGTGGCCAGCATCGTGGCGATGCGCTTCACCGTGGAGACCGCCGGTGTCCTCGCCGTCTTCGCGGGGGTCGTCGGCGCCGGGCTCTCGGTCGCGGCCTACGTCGCCGCCGCGATCGGCTACCGCCGGGCCAACCGCGCACTGCGCCGCACCGGCTCGCTGGACCACGGAGCGGCCCCGATAGCCCTGGCCACCGCCGCCGCGCTGGTCCTGGGCGCCGCCTGCGGAACCTACCTGGTCCTCAGCGCCCTAAACCCCTGACCCTGGACCGCGACGCTCTCCCGCTCAGGCGAAATCTGTCGGGAGTTCCAGGGAAGCCCGGAGCCGGTCGGCATAGGGTGCTCGGTCCGAGGCAGGCACGTCGGCCGCGTCCAGGTGGCGCAGGTAGAGCTGGTCGCCCCGGTACCGCGGAAAGACGTGCACATGCAGGTGCCAGACGTCCTGGTCGCCGTCGGGCTCGTTGTGCTGCCGCGTCGAGACGCCGTCGCACCCGTAGGCCTGTTTCATCGCCACGGCGACTCGACGGGTCAGATCCCAGACCGCGTGCCCGACGTCGTCCGGTAGGTCGTACAGGTTCTCGTAGTGCCCGCGAGGGATCACCAGAACCGCGCCGGGATTTGCCGGCCACCACTTCGGCGAGATCCGGGCGTGGGCGAGGTCGCTCACGCCGACGACGTCGGTGGGCCGGTTCCGTTCGTCGAACACACCCTGCTGCAGCTGGCAGAAGGGGCACTGGTAGTCGCTGGGCTCATGGCTGACAAAAAGGCGGTCAGGAGGCAGCTCGCGCATCACGTTGCAGCGCGCCTCAGAAGTCCGACGGCCCACCGCGAATGAGGTCCGCGGTTCTCGGAGCCTCAACCGCAAGGCTCTTCAGCACAATCTCCGTGTCGCCGTTCTTCCAGGCGCGAGCGATCGCGTCAACGATCGCGGCGAGGACGGATGCGTGGTCCTGGAGGAGGCCCACCAGAAAATCGTCCGGATGTTCAGCGATCAGCCCGTACGGGACAAGGGCAGATGCGGGGAAGTCCCGGAGGTTCTTGGTCACGATTACCCTCGCCCCACCGGTGATCGCTGCAGCCATCACATGCCGATCGTCGACATCCGGCAGGTCGAGTGTGTTGATCAGTTCCTCATGCCCAGTGACTAGCACGTCCCGCAGAGCGCCGTTCATCAGTACCCGAGTTCTCTGCAGCCGGTCTGCACTAAGGTCGGGGCGATTGGCCTGGAGGTTCCGGAATGTCTCGTCCAGGATCTGCTCGCTCCACTTCGGGCGCACCAGCTGGGCCCGGCCGACGCGGATCAACACGTCACGCAACGTCGACGGGTAAAGCACGTTGGCGTCGCACAGCGCTACGACCGCCATCAGGTCAGACCGAGGTCATAGGTCTCCGCCGAGAGTTCGTCGACCGCAGCGAGGCGCTCCGCGTCATCGGCGCGCATGTACTCGACCAACGACGATGCCTTGACTCTGCGGTGCGTGCCCACCGTGCGGTAAGCAATCTTGCCCTGCTCCAGCAGCCCAATCAGGAACGGACGCGACACATTCAAGGCATCAGCAGCCTGCTGCGTGGTCAGTTCTGCCTGCGCTGGCAGCACGGTCACGCCTTCACCGTGCGCAAACGCGGCAAGCACCTGCGCGAGCGCACTGATGGCCGAGCGCGGCACGACGATGTCGGCGCCCTCGTCAAACTGGAGATGAACTGGACCCTCCGCGACTGCTGCAGCGTCCAGTGCGCGCAGCGCAGACCGAGCCAGCTCAGCATCAGCCGGTCCGGGGATGACAGGCGTTGCCTCACTCATAGCGGACCTCCATCGAAACAATCGAAGCAAACGCAACAATCGAATCATAGACGTTCGTTCCCGTGAAGGCCAGGACAACGAGCTCCAGCAGTCGCCCGATAGACGGGCTCCTCAACGGCGCGCAGGACGCCTGGATCTGTTCCTCACTCACCGCTTGACCGCGGATCCCATCAAGACGACCCCAGCACAATGCACCCGGTCATCGGCGTGTCGCGTGCAGTGTGTAGGGGTGGCCGGTCAAGGACGTCGTCGAGGCCTCAGAACGCGCGGTGGGTCCAGCGGCCCGCCAGCAGCGTGCCCGCGACCGGCATCTCGCGCAGAGCACCAGCATCCTCGGCGCCGATGGTGAGCGGGTCGGCGTCCAGGACTGCCAGGTCGGCCGGCGCACCCGCCGTCGGGAACAGGCCGCGGGCGTCCGTCGAGGCCTCCAGCGCCGTCCGGAGCCCGATCCGCTGCTCGGGGTGCCAGGCTGCGCGGCCGTCGCGTGAGCGGCTGACCGCCGCGGCGATCGCGAACCAGGGGTCGAGTGGCGCAACCGGGGCGTCCGAGCCCAGGGCGAGCACCGCACCGGCGTCGGCCAGGGACCCGTACGGGAAGGCGCGGCCGGTGCGGCCGGCCCAGTGCCGGTCGGCGATGTCGCGGTCGTCCATGGCGTGCTCGGGCTGGACCGACGCGACCACGCCGAGCGCGGCGAACCGGGCGAGGTCGGTGTCGTCGAGGAGCTGCGCGTGCTCGACCGAGCCGCGAGCGCCCGTTGCGGCGAACGCGTCCAGCGCCAGGGCGTTGGCGTGGTCGCCGATCGCGTGGATCGCGCACTGCAGGCCGCCGTCGTGGGCGCGCTTCATCAGCGGGACCAGCTCGTCCGGCGGGACCGAGAGGATGCCGTGCGCGTCGGCCCC is drawn from Promicromonospora sp. Populi and contains these coding sequences:
- a CDS encoding YidH family protein; its protein translation is MTAKRFPQRVYRDGEEPDPRFSLANERTFLAWLRTALGMYAGAFALEALALPAATGWRVAAAGVFLVLGTLAAVQAWWGWSATETALRLGRPLPGLAVGGLLVVGLVVAVALVTIGVFV
- a CDS encoding helix-turn-helix domain-containing protein; this translates as MSEATPVIPGPADAELARSALRALDAAAVAEGPVHLQFDEGADIVVPRSAISALAQVLAAFAHGEGVTVLPAQAELTTQQAADALNVSRPFLIGLLEQGKIAYRTVGTHRRVKASSLVEYMRADDAERLAAVDELSAETYDLGLT
- a CDS encoding HIT family protein, with protein sequence MRELPPDRLFVSHEPSDYQCPFCQLQQGVFDERNRPTDVVGVSDLAHARISPKWWPANPGAVLVIPRGHYENLYDLPDDVGHAVWDLTRRVAVAMKQAYGCDGVSTRQHNEPDGDQDVWHLHVHVFPRYRGDQLYLRHLDAADVPASDRAPYADRLRASLELPTDFA
- a CDS encoding DUF202 domain-containing protein codes for the protein MSEEQGVFDPGLQTERTLLAWRRTCLAFGVASIVAMRFTVETAGVLAVFAGVVGAGLSVAAYVAAAIGYRRANRALRRTGSLDHGAAPIALATAAALVLGAACGTYLVLSALNP
- a CDS encoding gamma-glutamyltransferase family protein yields the protein MVGSTHWIATASAQSVLERGGNAFDAVVAGAFVLHVVEPHLNGPGGDMTGVFVTAEAPSAPRVLAGQGPAPAGATIEHYRSAGLDLVPGSGALAAAVPGSVDAWLLLLRDHGTWSLADVLAYAIGYARDGHPLLERVSGTLGAVADLFRDHWPSSAARWLPDGEVPAPGTVVTNPEYADLLDAVVAAGSAATSREEAIDAARGAWRERVGAAVEEFFATPHRHSDGGDHAGVLTAADIEGFEASYEDATTATFRGYTIAKTGAWGQGPALLAALKILEGFDDDALDPSTELGAHTVLEAQKLAMADRDVWYGDPAADDVPLSYLLSEDYAAGRRALITDAASRELRPGDVPGRPTPPAPVLRTEYATSAPAGSLPGAPGGGAAAGVGEPTVPAPTTEPDSPERTGATRGDTCHIDVVDRWGNIVSATPSGGWLQSSPTVPGLGFCLGTRLQMTWLDEASPSALTPGRRPRTTLTPTLVLRDGEPVIALGSPGGDQQDQWQLLFLLRVLVGGYTPQQAIDAPALHTTSFPGSFWPRTWTPGGAVVEDRLGDDIIAGLERRGHVVTRAGDWALGRLSAVTRDPATGLLGAAANPRGAQGYAAGR
- a CDS encoding PIN domain-containing protein → MAVVALCDANVLYPSTLRDVLIRVGRAQLVRPKWSEQILDETFRNLQANRPDLSADRLQRTRVLMNGALRDVLVTGHEELINTLDLPDVDDRHVMAAAITGGARVIVTKNLRDFPASALVPYGLIAEHPDDFLVGLLQDHASVLAAIVDAIARAWKNGDTEIVLKSLAVEAPRTADLIRGGPSDF